The proteins below come from a single Streptomyces sp. M92 genomic window:
- a CDS encoding DNA sulfur modification protein DndB has product MRLTMPSGTPEGIPLTVMPFREDAVIGTMSLATLVRLVPSPRQEEDPRALKAASGHDRRHAELRSTVQRTLKSQKGKNISAYAEYIAAGVLGKHGSAWSTPPITLWHAGQIVAMSDELVPDSGLRTLTVAPDAIVIAIDGETQTTAWHDLYQAPESFGLTYDDLSRRVRIPFELYLGLSPADARQIFYDRNVKGIDVAKNLAMSMDQRDLATRLAHLVGEKLEVESNGQRMPFGKLVNSGKRQLTRADKEIVTLSALRTLIVTTIFGTRGVQYSAANVHEADLPPNTDADEVERLTVRLVSRLIGGRFPDFARRSAITAPAVMAGLGILLHRTTPWCDPGQTMSHETVEHLLADVRWEREPAYWDGVCASVGSTGRLNFSGGVKDSTGRVASALLDPHSELGRKIRGRRS; this is encoded by the coding sequence GTGCGCCTGACCATGCCGAGCGGTACGCCGGAAGGAATCCCGCTCACCGTCATGCCGTTCCGCGAGGACGCGGTGATCGGCACCATGTCGCTCGCGACGCTCGTACGTCTCGTACCGTCGCCGCGTCAGGAGGAGGACCCTCGCGCCCTGAAGGCCGCGTCCGGGCACGACCGGCGTCACGCCGAGCTGCGCTCGACCGTGCAGCGGACGCTGAAGTCCCAGAAGGGCAAGAACATCTCGGCCTACGCCGAGTACATCGCCGCGGGCGTTCTCGGCAAGCACGGCTCCGCCTGGTCCACGCCCCCGATCACGCTGTGGCACGCGGGGCAGATCGTCGCGATGAGCGACGAGTTGGTCCCCGACTCGGGCCTGCGGACGCTGACCGTCGCTCCTGACGCCATCGTGATCGCCATCGACGGCGAGACCCAGACGACTGCCTGGCACGACCTCTACCAGGCTCCGGAATCCTTCGGGCTCACCTACGACGACCTGAGCCGACGGGTCCGTATTCCCTTCGAGCTCTACCTGGGGCTCTCCCCGGCGGACGCGCGGCAAATCTTCTACGACCGCAACGTCAAGGGCATCGACGTCGCCAAGAACCTGGCCATGTCGATGGACCAGCGCGACCTGGCCACCCGCCTCGCCCACCTCGTGGGCGAGAAGCTCGAGGTCGAGTCGAACGGTCAGCGGATGCCGTTCGGCAAGCTGGTCAACTCCGGCAAGCGGCAGCTCACCAGGGCCGACAAGGAGATCGTCACCCTGTCCGCGCTGCGGACGCTGATCGTCACCACGATTTTCGGCACCAGGGGTGTTCAGTACTCGGCGGCGAACGTCCACGAGGCAGACCTGCCGCCGAACACCGACGCCGACGAGGTGGAGAGGTTGACCGTACGGCTGGTGTCCCGGCTGATCGGGGGCCGCTTCCCGGACTTCGCCCGGCGCAGCGCGATCACCGCACCGGCCGTGATGGCAGGCCTCGGCATCCTGCTGCACCGCACCACTCCCTGGTGCGATCCCGGCCAGACCATGAGTCACGAGACGGTCGAGCACCTGCTCGCCGACGTCCGCTGGGAACGCGAACCCGCCTACTGGGACGGCGTCTGCGCCAGCGTCGGCTCCACCGGCCGGCTCAACTTCAGCGGCGGGGTGAAGGACTCCACCGGCCGCGTCGCGAGCGCGCTCCTCGATCCGCACAGCGAACTGGGCCGGAAGATCCGGGGGCGGCGGAGCTGA
- a CDS encoding RNase H family protein, with the protein MTIAERTELILHFADDFTALQEAVLARMNGICAPEVAAALEHTSLAGPIILALAHAEVLACGAVRRAELSAVPPERLRRLRVHARKVRRARSQADSACKEQRARRLAGLARPVDSLELRVARVVSPASFAECLRQELRDRELPDGTPQAPEAGLAQWAWDRKATDVELPAPVRALRDCDDDAFVQALLRDAREEENPYLPHDAVVERWSRHARAALAWGRYAIGRAERDVLDSPSSERRTRLDALDDAYQDTAVLAARCREALLLLTELRDRMRANAATGSFAGLIAQCRAAALVRFADAEPELWHSVRELTARHRERCLEQAEGCPHCHRALATVLTEAQPTDLDEGDDDGELPTVTLSAGEEDRYAVLADLPDTAVVAVADAALGDESTLCGYGWVVEDGTAGHGDSLASSSGEAEVIGICTAALSLLERHEDALVVLLCDSVEAVRAVNTALHAADPTAAHRTLLFPESRQLMDRLVRHRDRVQVRWLKGHVGHDLNETADALARLALRRATGRVAPSMARKEEARILRSIDSGRGSLAVAA; encoded by the coding sequence ATGACGATCGCCGAGCGCACCGAACTGATCCTTCACTTCGCCGACGACTTCACCGCCTTGCAGGAGGCGGTTCTCGCGCGGATGAACGGCATCTGCGCCCCGGAGGTCGCTGCGGCCTTGGAGCACACCTCGCTCGCCGGTCCCATCATCCTCGCTCTCGCCCACGCCGAGGTCCTCGCCTGTGGCGCGGTTCGGCGCGCGGAACTCTCGGCTGTGCCCCCCGAACGGCTGCGGAGGTTGCGAGTACACGCACGCAAGGTGCGACGGGCCCGGTCGCAGGCGGACTCCGCGTGCAAGGAGCAGCGTGCCCGCCGCCTCGCCGGCCTCGCCCGGCCGGTGGACTCGCTGGAGCTGCGGGTGGCACGCGTGGTGTCTCCTGCGTCCTTCGCCGAGTGCCTGCGACAAGAACTTCGTGACAGGGAGCTGCCGGACGGCACACCGCAGGCACCGGAGGCGGGCCTCGCCCAGTGGGCCTGGGACCGGAAGGCGACGGACGTTGAACTGCCCGCACCGGTGCGCGCGCTACGGGACTGTGACGACGATGCCTTCGTCCAGGCCCTGCTGCGTGATGCCCGGGAGGAAGAGAACCCGTACCTCCCGCACGACGCGGTGGTCGAACGGTGGAGCCGGCATGCCCGTGCCGCGCTGGCCTGGGGCCGCTACGCGATCGGCCGGGCCGAACGGGACGTACTCGACTCCCCTTCCTCCGAGCGGCGTACCCGGCTCGACGCTCTGGACGACGCCTACCAGGACACCGCGGTTCTCGCCGCCCGCTGTCGTGAAGCCCTGCTGCTGCTCACGGAACTCCGTGACCGGATGCGGGCCAATGCGGCGACCGGTTCCTTCGCGGGGCTCATCGCGCAGTGTCGCGCCGCGGCTCTGGTGCGCTTCGCCGACGCCGAGCCGGAGTTGTGGCACAGCGTGCGTGAGCTGACCGCGAGGCACCGGGAGCGCTGTCTCGAACAGGCCGAAGGCTGCCCGCACTGTCACCGTGCTCTCGCCACTGTCCTCACCGAGGCCCAGCCCACCGACCTGGACGAGGGTGACGATGACGGCGAACTTCCGACGGTGACACTCTCGGCCGGCGAGGAGGACCGCTACGCCGTGCTCGCCGATCTCCCCGACACGGCCGTCGTGGCCGTCGCCGACGCCGCCCTCGGTGACGAGTCCACGCTGTGCGGCTACGGCTGGGTTGTCGAAGACGGGACCGCCGGACACGGCGATTCCCTGGCCTCGAGCAGCGGCGAAGCCGAAGTCATCGGTATCTGCACGGCGGCACTCAGCCTGCTCGAGCGCCACGAGGACGCACTCGTGGTCCTCCTGTGCGACAGCGTCGAGGCGGTCAGGGCGGTCAACACAGCTCTGCACGCCGCCGACCCGACGGCCGCCCACCGCACGCTCCTCTTCCCTGAGAGCCGGCAGCTGATGGACCGCCTTGTGCGTCACCGTGATCGCGTCCAGGTCCGCTGGCTCAAAGGGCACGTAGGTCATGACCTCAACGAAACCGCCGACGCGTTGGCCCGCCTCGCACTACGCCGCGCCACCGGTCGCGTCGCTCCCTCCATGGCGCGGAAGGAGGAGGCGCGAATACTGCGCTCGATCGATTCCGGGCGTGGCTCTCTCGCGGTCGCCGCGTGA